From Drosophila virilis strain 15010-1051.87 chromosome X, Dvir_AGI_RSII-ME, whole genome shotgun sequence, the proteins below share one genomic window:
- the LOC116652042 gene encoding uncharacterized protein produces MKPFACILVILVALLAGSQASLEGLLGGGGGGGGGGGGGIVQLLQSKLGGLGGGLGGGNGGGYAGGSAGGYSGGYSGGHSGGYSGGYSGGHSGGYSGGYSGGQSGGYSGGYSGGHSAPAKVIIVEVVNQGQGGGHGGYSSGGYGGGHGGYSSGGYGGGGYSSGGSGWNKGW; encoded by the coding sequence ATGAAACCGTTTGCCTGTATTCTTGTTATCCTCGTGGCGCTTCTGGCCGGCAGTCAGGCTTCGCTTGAGGGTCTccttggcggcggcggcggtggcggcggaggtggtggcggcggcattGTTCAGCTGCTGCAAAGCAAACTGGGCGGACTCGGTGGAGGACTTGGCGGTGGTAACGGCGGTGGCTATGCTGGTGGCAGCGCTGGTGGCTACTCCGGCGGCTACTCTGGTGGACACTCTGGCGGCTACTCCGGCGGCTACTCTGGCGGCCATTCCGGCGGCTACTCCGGCGGCTACTCTGGCGGCCAGTCCGGCGGCTATTCCGGCGGCTACTCTGGCGGCCACTCTGCGCCCGCTAAGGTTATCATCGTCGAAGTGGTCAACCAGGGCCAGGGAGGTGGACATGGTGGTTACTCCTCGGGCGGTTATGGTGGTGGTCATGGCGGCTACTCCTCGGGCGGCTATGGTGGAGGTGGTTACTCCTCCGGTGGTTCCGGCTGGAACAAGGGCTGGTAA